One window from the genome of Pseudoalteromonas sp. '520P1 No. 423' encodes:
- a CDS encoding glycerate kinase yields MDNSQSELSSQTEIKDPEAFLIDLFHTAVNAAHPKEVLAKYLPKDTNKRAVVIGAGKAAASMAQALEQHWQGPLSGLVVTRYGHNESCKHIEVVEAAHPVPDDAGQAVAKRIMQLVEGLTEDDVVICLISGGGSSLLSLPAEGIKLSDKQAINKALLKSGAAIDEMNCVRKHLSAIKGGRLAKACFPATIHTYAISDVPGDEATVIASGPTVADPTTSAQALSILENYNINIPDNVKAWLQSPASETLKADDPALKNTHFTLIATPKDALDAVQKQIEKIGIKALVLGDKIEGESKEVAKVHGAIALNIAENAQPVTPPSVILSGGETTVTLKGTGRGGRNAEFLLSLAISLQKKQQYYAVAADTDGIDGSEDNAGCLLTPQTYISAEHQQLNLENYLDNNDSYGFFEATEQLLKTGPTRTNVNDFRAILIL; encoded by the coding sequence ATGGACAACTCACAATCTGAGCTCAGTTCTCAAACAGAAATTAAAGATCCTGAAGCGTTTCTAATTGATCTTTTTCATACTGCTGTTAACGCAGCACATCCAAAAGAAGTTTTGGCTAAGTATTTACCTAAAGATACCAATAAACGTGCTGTTGTCATTGGCGCAGGCAAAGCAGCAGCTTCTATGGCGCAAGCCTTAGAGCAGCATTGGCAAGGTCCATTATCTGGTTTGGTAGTAACACGATATGGTCATAATGAAAGCTGTAAACATATTGAAGTTGTTGAAGCTGCGCATCCTGTGCCTGATGATGCAGGGCAAGCTGTGGCAAAACGCATAATGCAATTAGTTGAAGGCTTAACTGAAGATGATGTGGTGATTTGTTTAATATCTGGAGGCGGTTCTTCTTTATTATCTTTACCCGCTGAGGGCATTAAATTATCTGATAAACAAGCGATCAATAAAGCACTATTAAAATCAGGCGCAGCCATTGATGAAATGAATTGTGTACGCAAACATTTATCAGCTATTAAAGGTGGCCGATTAGCAAAAGCTTGCTTCCCTGCTACGATTCATACTTATGCGATTTCAGATGTACCTGGTGATGAAGCAACAGTGATTGCATCTGGACCAACAGTGGCAGATCCAACTACATCAGCGCAAGCACTATCTATTTTAGAAAATTATAATATTAATATTCCTGATAATGTAAAAGCTTGGTTGCAAAGCCCAGCATCAGAAACCTTAAAAGCAGATGATCCTGCGCTTAAAAATACACACTTTACTTTAATTGCCACACCAAAAGACGCACTTGATGCAGTACAAAAACAGATAGAAAAAATAGGCATAAAAGCACTCGTATTAGGTGATAAAATTGAAGGTGAATCAAAAGAAGTTGCTAAGGTTCACGGTGCAATAGCACTAAATATTGCTGAAAATGCGCAACCAGTAACACCTCCTAGTGTAATTTTATCCGGTGGTGAAACCACGGTAACCCTAAAAGGCACTGGACGTGGCGGTCGAAATGCTGAGTTTTTATTAAGCCTTGCCATTTCATTGCAAAAAAAGCAACAATATTATGCCGTTGCAGCTGATACCGATGGCATAGATGGTTCAGAGGATAACGCAGGTTGTTTGCTAACGCCACAAACCTATATCAGCGCAGAACATCAGCAATTAAACCTTGAGAATTACCTTGATAACAATGATAGTTATGGTTTTTTTGAAGCTACAGAACAACTTTTAAAAACAGGCCCAACAAGAACCAATGTAAATGATTTTAGAGCTATTTTAATTTTATAA
- a CDS encoding type II secretion system protein yields the protein MSKNTGFTLTELIITIIVLSILSLSALPKFLNLNDDATQASLKGHKAALVDSLALLKGKHIIAGEPNQLVLNGYTLNFLLPIITHQQYIPTKIARIYGFH from the coding sequence ATGAGCAAAAATACAGGCTTTACCCTTACTGAACTGATCATTACCATTATAGTTTTATCAATCTTATCATTATCTGCTTTACCTAAGTTTTTAAACCTAAATGATGATGCAACTCAAGCATCCCTAAAAGGCCATAAAGCAGCCTTAGTAGATTCTCTAGCACTATTAAAAGGAAAACATATCATAGCAGGAGAGCCTAATCAGCTTGTATTAAATGGGTATACGCTAAATTTTTTGTTGCCAATAATCACCCATCAGCAATACATACCCACCAAGATTGCAAGAATATATGGCTTTCATTGA
- a CDS encoding NCS2 family permease, with amino-acid sequence MEQVNQSVNNHSARVGLLERLFKLSAHRTNVKTELMAGLTTFVTMSYIMFLNPIIMSKTGMPFDGLFLATCLGAAIATIFMGLYANWPVGLAPGMGLNAFFTFTVVLQMNYSWEIALGAVFLSGCLFVIMSVTRLRAWMLESIPMSLRLAMTAGVGLFLGFIGLRFTGIVVSNPDNVVALGDLTHFGFGEFGPEAPALGLLSFLLIAVLSYRKVFGAVIIGIAVTTIVAFMMPGDFFTVAEKAKAWAPASGFVSYPGGGLLAIPDFAAIAPIFMKLDIMGALEVAMIPVIVTFLFVNIFDTAGTLMGVAERAGLQDDKGNIKGLNKSLKADSISSVIGTAFGCPPVTSYVESAAGVSAGGRTGLTAVAIGGLFALGVFFLPLAQMLPGFAVNGALIYVAMVMMSSLKNIDWNDMTEFAPAALTTVMMAFTFSIANGIAIGFITYTVMKAGTGKHKEISSGVWALTALFVAKFIFLP; translated from the coding sequence ATGGAACAAGTAAATCAGTCAGTTAATAATCATTCTGCCCGGGTCGGGTTGTTAGAGCGATTATTTAAACTATCAGCACATCGAACTAATGTTAAAACAGAGCTTATGGCTGGGTTAACGACCTTTGTCACTATGTCTTACATCATGTTTTTAAATCCAATAATCATGTCTAAAACCGGCATGCCATTTGACGGATTATTCCTTGCGACCTGTTTAGGTGCAGCTATTGCCACAATTTTTATGGGCTTATATGCAAACTGGCCAGTTGGTTTGGCGCCGGGTATGGGGCTTAATGCCTTTTTCACCTTTACCGTTGTTTTACAAATGAATTACAGCTGGGAAATCGCACTTGGGGCAGTGTTTCTTTCGGGTTGTTTGTTTGTAATTATGAGTGTAACTCGGCTTAGGGCGTGGATGTTAGAGAGCATACCTATGAGTTTACGGCTTGCGATGACCGCAGGTGTCGGATTGTTCTTAGGATTTATAGGTTTGCGCTTTACAGGCATAGTTGTGTCTAACCCAGATAATGTTGTTGCATTAGGTGATTTGACACACTTTGGTTTTGGTGAATTTGGACCTGAAGCACCTGCGCTTGGTTTATTAAGCTTTCTATTAATTGCGGTTTTAAGTTACCGCAAAGTATTTGGCGCTGTGATTATTGGTATTGCAGTAACCACAATAGTGGCATTTATGATGCCTGGTGACTTCTTTACGGTTGCAGAAAAAGCAAAAGCTTGGGCACCAGCTTCGGGATTTGTGTCTTACCCCGGTGGTGGCTTATTAGCTATTCCTGATTTTGCTGCAATTGCGCCTATTTTTATGAAGTTAGATATTATGGGCGCACTTGAAGTTGCTATGATCCCTGTAATTGTGACTTTCTTATTTGTAAATATCTTTGATACTGCGGGTACCTTAATGGGTGTGGCAGAGCGTGCTGGTCTTCAAGATGATAAAGGTAATATTAAAGGTTTGAATAAGTCTTTAAAAGCTGACTCTATCTCTTCTGTAATTGGTACTGCATTTGGTTGTCCACCTGTGACCTCTTATGTTGAATCGGCTGCGGGTGTTTCAGCTGGTGGTCGTACAGGCTTAACTGCTGTCGCTATCGGTGGTTTGTTTGCACTGGGTGTATTCTTTTTACCATTAGCTCAAATGTTGCCTGGATTTGCTGTAAATGGCGCATTAATTTATGTTGCTATGGTGATGATGTCGTCACTTAAAAACATTGACTGGAATGATATGACAGAGTTTGCGCCAGCGGCATTAACCACAGTTATGATGGCATTTACTTTCTCTATTGCTAACGGTATTGCAATTGGTTTTATTACTTATACAGTGATGAAGGCGGGTACTGGTAAACATAAAGAAATATCATCAGGTGTTTGGGCGTTAACGGCACTGTTTGTTGCTAAGTTTATATTTTTACCATAA
- a CDS encoding IS3 family transposase gives MLKKAGNKVQKICRCLSIAASTFYYRSKPKVINAEQVTLEAAMKQVHVDMDATYGKRRMLIELQSMGFNLGIHKVRTVMKRLKLVAKRPKQHSYPSGGKTSVIAPNHLNRQFNPEQLNTLWSGDITYIRTQQGWLYLAVIMDLCSRKVISWAFSDKPNSELTTRAIRLAVNKRQPNDDVIFHSDQGVQYTSETFQETLNEYDIKASMSRRGNCLDNAVTERFFRSLKSERVNYRRYQTRSEAIADIIDYIEPFYNQKRRHYKLGNISPAEYEMKLLKSA, from the coding sequence ATGTTGAAGAAGGCAGGAAATAAAGTTCAGAAAATTTGTCGGTGCTTATCGATTGCGGCAAGTACATTTTATTATCGTTCAAAGCCTAAAGTTATAAATGCTGAACAAGTAACACTCGAAGCGGCCATGAAGCAAGTTCATGTTGATATGGATGCAACTTATGGCAAACGCAGAATGCTAATAGAGCTTCAGTCGATGGGTTTTAACCTAGGTATTCATAAAGTTAGAACAGTAATGAAGCGGTTAAAGCTTGTAGCTAAACGACCTAAGCAACATAGTTATCCATCAGGTGGTAAAACATCAGTTATCGCACCAAATCACTTGAATAGGCAATTTAACCCTGAGCAGCTAAATACACTTTGGTCTGGCGATATTACCTATATCCGAACACAACAAGGCTGGCTTTATTTAGCTGTGATTATGGATTTATGCTCGCGTAAAGTAATTAGTTGGGCATTCTCAGATAAACCAAATAGTGAGTTAACAACAAGAGCAATACGCTTAGCAGTAAATAAACGACAACCAAATGATGACGTTATATTCCATAGTGACCAGGGAGTCCAATATACGAGTGAAACATTTCAAGAAACGCTAAATGAATATGATATTAAAGCGAGTATGAGTCGCCGAGGAAATTGTTTAGATAATGCTGTTACAGAAAGGTTTTTTCGCAGTTTAAAATCTGAGCGAGTTAATTATCGTCGTTATCAAACGAGGAGTGAAGCGATAGCCGATATTATTGATTATATAGAACCATTTTATAATCAAAAGCGCCGCCATTATAAGTTAGGAAATATTTCACCAGCAGAATATGAAATGAAATTACTAAAAAGTGCCTAA
- a CDS encoding transposase: protein MPKKILSAESKRECAELVIVHGYKHKDTAVAMGVGLSSIQRWISQYKKEQQGITPKASALSPEQIRILELEKQIKQLKSDNQLLKKASAFFAMEMNNGSKWLLC from the coding sequence ATGCCAAAGAAAATATTATCAGCAGAATCTAAACGTGAATGTGCAGAGCTAGTGATTGTACATGGCTACAAACATAAAGATACAGCGGTAGCTATGGGCGTAGGGTTATCTTCAATTCAGCGTTGGATCAGTCAGTATAAAAAAGAGCAACAAGGTATCACACCAAAAGCGAGTGCTTTATCTCCTGAACAAATACGTATTTTAGAGTTAGAAAAACAAATAAAACAGTTAAAAAGTGATAATCAACTATTAAAAAAAGCGTCGGCCTTTTTCGCTATGGAAATGAACAACGGCAGCAAGTGGCTGTTATGTTGA
- a CDS encoding pyridine nucleotide transhydrogenase produces the protein MTKKDALIGYSGFVGSTLLKQKKFNGLYRSTNITEIRNKSFDTVVCAGAPAVKWLANKDPEQDKQSIQDLISHLSTIKCEQFILISTVDVFQNPNQATESTSIDTSGLHPYGLHRYELEEFVKANFLNHLIIRLPGLVGPGLKKNIIYDFLNNNNLEAIDSGGVFQFYPMVNLWPDIQVAIKNNCNLLHLTAEPLSVSDIAKECFNLDFDNKLSDTPASYDFQTEVSHLFHTEQPYQYSKKETLLAIRSYAQSETKKEVNNDINL, from the coding sequence ATGACTAAAAAAGATGCCTTAATAGGTTACAGTGGATTTGTCGGTAGCACACTTTTAAAACAAAAAAAATTCAATGGCTTATACCGCTCAACTAATATAACTGAGATTAGAAACAAGTCATTTGATACTGTCGTTTGTGCTGGAGCTCCCGCTGTGAAATGGTTAGCGAACAAGGATCCAGAGCAAGATAAACAGAGTATACAAGACTTAATCTCACATTTGTCGACCATAAAATGTGAACAATTCATATTAATTAGTACGGTAGATGTCTTTCAAAACCCTAATCAAGCAACTGAATCAACTTCAATTGACACATCGGGTCTTCATCCCTACGGCCTCCACAGGTATGAGCTTGAAGAGTTTGTAAAGGCTAATTTTTTAAATCATCTTATCATTCGCCTACCAGGCCTAGTTGGCCCTGGGCTTAAAAAGAATATCATTTATGACTTTTTAAACAACAATAATTTAGAGGCTATAGATAGCGGTGGTGTTTTCCAGTTTTACCCTATGGTAAACTTATGGCCAGATATCCAAGTTGCTATTAAGAACAACTGTAATCTTTTACATTTAACGGCTGAACCATTATCTGTTAGTGATATTGCAAAAGAGTGTTTTAACTTAGATTTTGACAATAAATTAAGTGATACGCCTGCTAGTTATGACTTTCAAACAGAGGTCTCTCATTTATTTCATACTGAGCAACCTTATCAATACTCTAAAAAAGAAACATTATTAGCGATTCGTTCTTATGCTCAATCAGAAACTAAGAAAGAGGTGAATAATGATATCAATCTCTAA
- a CDS encoding sugar phosphate isomerase/epimerase: MISISNIAWDVAKDEDVAKVLNDYAVPYIDIAPPKYFDIPSQAEERKILEVKHYWNSKGVEPIGMQALLFGTTGLNVFGTSETQNLLLQHLTHICRIGSSLGAKKLVFGSPKNRDRSHLDDNQTLKMSVDFFRRLGAIAESYGVVICLEPNPECYQANFMTNSIDTAVIVQEVNHAHIRMQLDIGAMDINNEDPAKIIKSVAPIIHHIHISEPQLAPLNQNNPYHKKAAEAIQTYLPEMPMTIEMLTTNSYSSIKQIRNAIELMQQVYRGL, encoded by the coding sequence ATGATATCAATCTCTAATATTGCTTGGGATGTAGCCAAGGATGAGGATGTTGCTAAAGTTTTAAACGACTATGCCGTTCCTTACATCGACATAGCACCTCCAAAATACTTTGACATACCTAGCCAAGCAGAAGAAAGAAAAATCTTAGAGGTAAAGCATTACTGGAATAGTAAGGGAGTCGAACCTATTGGGATGCAAGCCCTCTTGTTTGGTACTACTGGCCTTAATGTTTTTGGAACAAGTGAAACACAAAACTTGCTTTTACAGCATTTAACTCATATTTGTAGAATAGGAAGCTCTCTTGGTGCGAAAAAACTTGTTTTTGGCTCACCTAAAAACAGAGACCGCTCTCATTTAGACGATAATCAAACACTAAAAATGTCGGTCGATTTCTTTAGACGCTTAGGTGCTATAGCTGAGAGTTATGGTGTTGTTATATGTCTAGAGCCTAACCCTGAATGTTATCAAGCGAACTTTATGACGAACAGCATTGATACAGCGGTTATTGTACAAGAAGTTAATCACGCTCATATTCGAATGCAGCTTGATATTGGTGCAATGGATATCAACAATGAAGACCCTGCTAAAATTATAAAATCAGTAGCGCCCATTATTCATCACATTCATATTAGTGAACCACAACTTGCTCCATTGAACCAAAATAACCCCTATCACAAAAAAGCAGCTGAAGCGATACAAACCTATTTGCCAGAAATGCCTATGACAATTGAAATGCTAACAACCAACTCTTACTCATCAATTAAGCAAATACGAAATGCAATAGAGCTAATGCAACAAGTTTATAGAGGCTTATAG
- a CDS encoding multidrug efflux SMR transporter produces MKWLILVLGIFSNASASVLIKVAMTNTSAPIQLSKPLSIIGNIPLVSGLSLYGLAFILYAVALTYLPLNVAHPTLTSGSIALVAIASVAFFGETLSPINIAGILLITLGVVALTIN; encoded by the coding sequence ATGAAATGGTTAATTTTGGTTTTGGGTATTTTTTCAAATGCATCAGCAAGTGTTTTGATTAAGGTTGCGATGACTAATACATCCGCACCAATACAGCTTAGTAAGCCGTTGTCTATCATTGGAAACATTCCGTTAGTCTCGGGGCTTAGCCTGTATGGATTAGCTTTCATACTCTATGCCGTTGCTCTAACATACCTACCTTTAAATGTAGCCCACCCTACATTAACTAGCGGCTCCATTGCGTTAGTCGCAATCGCTTCAGTTGCTTTTTTTGGTGAAACACTCTCTCCTATCAATATAGCAGGCATCTTATTAATAACTCTTGGGGTTGTTGCGTTAACAATTAATTAA
- a CDS encoding FAD-dependent oxidoreductase yields the protein MYKNVDITIIGGGFFGLYLAEYYSLLNKKVLIIEKENDAMQRASYNNQARVHNGYHYPRSVLTALRSRISFPRFVDEFASCIDNDFDKYYMISNRLGKVTPNQFEKFCDRIGASHEPASSAIHQLVKPNMIDSIFKVKEFAFNSTLLKETMLNRLQNNNVEILFNHEVSKIKKNNSNLELTVTSGTEIQKVTSKQVFNCTYSLLNSVLSESSLELIPLRHEMTEMCIVDVPDELKKVGITVMCGPFFSIMPFPSKQAHSFSHVRYTPHYEWDDNNENSYLNAHKLAKENLRKSAFKKMQLDAQRYIPMLEDINYKESLWEVKTILPRSGTDDSRPILFKANYGLEGLHCVMGGKIDNVYDVIQTINELGLDK from the coding sequence ATGTATAAAAATGTAGATATCACAATTATTGGCGGTGGTTTTTTTGGCTTATATCTTGCCGAATATTACTCTCTGTTGAACAAAAAAGTATTGATCATCGAAAAAGAAAACGATGCGATGCAAAGAGCTTCATATAACAATCAGGCTCGTGTTCATAATGGGTATCATTACCCTAGAAGCGTCCTTACAGCTTTACGTTCACGCATCTCTTTTCCTCGGTTTGTTGACGAGTTCGCATCATGTATTGATAATGATTTTGATAAGTATTACATGATATCTAATCGGTTAGGTAAAGTTACCCCTAACCAATTTGAAAAGTTCTGTGATCGAATAGGTGCATCGCACGAGCCTGCATCATCGGCAATACATCAGTTAGTTAAACCTAATATGATTGATAGCATCTTCAAGGTAAAGGAGTTTGCATTTAATTCAACCCTTTTGAAAGAAACTATGTTAAACAGATTGCAAAATAATAATGTTGAAATTTTGTTTAATCACGAAGTGTCTAAAATTAAAAAAAACAATTCTAACTTAGAGCTTACCGTTACCTCAGGTACAGAAATACAAAAGGTTACGAGCAAACAAGTGTTTAACTGCACTTATTCATTGTTGAACTCTGTCTTATCAGAGTCGAGTCTTGAACTTATTCCTTTAAGACATGAAATGACAGAAATGTGCATTGTTGATGTCCCTGATGAATTGAAAAAAGTTGGTATTACTGTAATGTGCGGTCCATTTTTTTCCATTATGCCTTTTCCATCTAAACAAGCACATTCTTTTAGTCATGTACGTTATACACCACATTACGAGTGGGATGATAATAACGAAAATTCTTATTTAAATGCTCATAAATTGGCAAAAGAAAACCTGCGAAAAAGTGCATTTAAAAAAATGCAATTAGATGCTCAACGTTATATCCCGATGCTAGAAGATATAAATTATAAAGAATCGTTATGGGAAGTAAAAACAATTTTGCCTCGCAGTGGTACAGATGATTCACGCCCGATTTTATTTAAAGCAAATTATGGATTAGAAGGCTTACACTGCGTAATGGGTGGGAAAATTGATAATGTGTATGACGTGATACAAACAATTAATGAATTAGGATTAGATAAATGA
- a CDS encoding glycosyltransferase family 2 protein yields the protein MIKSDTFISVVLIVKNQTEKLIGYIDKLSPYLDHHLNDYEIVIIDQNSKDGLENELPKSLATHQSIRHIRLSQEESNDVALAAGLENAIGDFVINLNIESDDVEIVLPLMEYALLGNDIIICTSNKVTSYFYKKIKIVSTGLLKSIGYTLPNDSTGTFCFSRRSVNAITESGRYYCKLHMRMANIGYNLHPFDANQYTHTNKKKNITRGITETLHHMVFNSTKPLRWMSFLGVIGSILAMFFSIYSLLVHLINDTVASGWTTTILFMSMLFAILFTMLSFFGEYLARLLNDRSEHKDYNVVYEKNSSVMLNENRSNVLFTSVNNEMNNKQERINDNTFS from the coding sequence ATGATAAAAAGCGATACTTTTATCTCTGTTGTATTAATCGTTAAAAATCAAACAGAGAAGTTAATAGGGTATATAGATAAACTATCCCCATACTTAGACCATCACCTTAATGACTATGAAATTGTCATTATCGATCAAAACTCCAAAGATGGTTTAGAGAACGAGCTCCCAAAATCACTTGCAACTCATCAATCGATAAGGCATATCCGTTTATCTCAAGAGGAAAGTAATGATGTTGCTCTTGCTGCTGGGCTAGAGAATGCAATCGGAGATTTTGTTATCAATTTAAATATTGAAAGTGATGATGTAGAAATAGTATTGCCATTAATGGAATATGCTTTATTAGGTAATGATATTATTATATGCACATCAAATAAAGTAACTTCTTATTTTTATAAGAAAATTAAAATAGTATCAACTGGGTTGCTAAAATCTATAGGGTATACATTGCCAAATGACAGTACAGGAACGTTTTGCTTTAGCAGAAGATCTGTCAATGCCATTACAGAGTCAGGCCGTTACTACTGCAAATTGCATATGAGAATGGCCAATATTGGTTATAATCTCCACCCATTCGATGCCAATCAATACACACATACCAATAAGAAAAAGAACATAACACGTGGTATAACTGAAACTCTTCATCATATGGTGTTTAACTCAACAAAACCACTTCGTTGGATGAGTTTTTTAGGCGTTATAGGCAGTATTCTAGCTATGTTTTTTTCAATTTATAGCCTATTAGTACATTTAATTAATGACACTGTAGCTTCAGGTTGGACAACAACAATCCTCTTTATGTCAATGTTATTTGCCATTTTATTCACGATGCTATCATTTTTTGGTGAGTATCTAGCTAGGTTATTAAATGACCGTAGTGAACACAAAGATTATAACGTTGTATATGAGAAAAATAGCTCTGTTATGTTAAATGAGAATCGTAGCAATGTTTTATTCACCTCAGTTAATAATGAAATGAATAACAAACAGGAAAGAATAAATGATAATACATTCAGCTAA
- a CDS encoding glycosyltransferase family 2 protein — protein MIIHSANHQVPSYDEVFTSKKRHDYCVAIFVINEGKKLHKQLQRMKDSHLNVDVIISDGGSTDGSTDTQTLQALNVNTLLVKKEAGKLGSQMRIAFSWALKKGYKGVVVIDGNNKDSVKNINDFVIKLEEGYDHIQGSRFIPGGKAINTPISRLLGLKLLHVPMMRMASGFKYTDTTNGFRAYSKNLLLDDNMAVFRDVFTSYEFHYYLAITAAKKGFKCIEIPVTRTYPKGKVPTKISPIKGNLGVIKTLFKTSLGFYNEK, from the coding sequence ATGATAATACATTCAGCTAATCATCAAGTTCCAAGTTATGATGAAGTGTTTACTTCAAAAAAAAGGCACGATTATTGTGTTGCAATATTTGTTATCAATGAAGGCAAAAAGCTACATAAACAATTACAACGAATGAAAGATTCTCATCTAAATGTGGATGTCATCATATCTGATGGAGGAAGTACGGATGGGTCAACAGATACACAAACACTGCAAGCATTGAATGTTAATACATTACTCGTGAAGAAAGAAGCAGGCAAGCTTGGTAGCCAAATGAGAATTGCCTTTTCTTGGGCGCTGAAAAAGGGCTACAAAGGAGTCGTAGTAATTGATGGCAATAATAAGGATAGTGTTAAAAATATAAATGATTTTGTCATAAAACTAGAAGAAGGTTATGACCATATTCAAGGCTCTAGATTTATCCCTGGAGGTAAGGCTATTAACACACCAATATCCCGATTACTAGGACTAAAACTTTTACATGTGCCAATGATGAGAATGGCCTCAGGTTTTAAGTATACAGATACTACGAATGGCTTCAGAGCCTACAGCAAAAACTTATTACTTGATGATAATATGGCTGTATTTAGAGATGTATTCACAAGTTATGAGTTTCATTATTACTTAGCTATTACAGCAGCAAAAAAAGGTTTTAAATGTATAGAAATCCCGGTAACAAGAACTTATCCGAAGGGAAAAGTGCCAACTAAAATATCACCAATAAAAGGTAATTTAGGCGTTATCAAAACTTTATTTAAAACTTCTTTAGGGTTTTACAATGAAAAGTAA
- a CDS encoding IS3 family transposase: MKLNRSGFCVCLNKPQSDRTIEDNRLFKLIKEFYVASGGTYGCPWIYQGLREIGEQCSVNRVAKVMRQHYFKAKIGLNDTT; encoded by the coding sequence ATGAAGTTAAACCGCAGTGGTTTTTGTGTATGCTTAAATAAACCACAAAGCGATAGAACGATTGAAGACAATCGTTTATTTAAGCTTATCAAGGAGTTTTATGTTGCTAGTGGTGGTACTTATGGCTGTCCTTGGATCTACCAAGGTTTACGTGAGATTGGTGAACAATGCAGTGTTAATCGTGTTGCAAAGGTAATGCGACAGCATTATTTCAAAGCAAAAATAGGTTTAAACGACACTACATAA
- a CDS encoding alpha/beta hydrolase, which yields MNKIKILSANFMFWLLIVLIGISTNSNAAEFKNHINGMYDAGGIKLHIECYGDKSPSIIVQSGFNGYGSEDEWGAVIEKMSQKNRICIYDRAHMGKSDKLSKAYNINDISEQLHTLLKNVDVKPPYIMVGHSYGSYPVKAYNHLYSSDVVGILLIDPSQYGQWSNRIAKWKPESEQYSKDQEADRLEELSYWNEPMKNIGFHDLKANEKIIKEADDFGDTPFVLLWAKNGIWTPGKDLGKNKVWTRMKNMYLKAIEDMNKLSTNMRVEFSRTTEHNIHFYEPETVIEQLNYLIAQQ from the coding sequence ATGAATAAGATAAAAATATTATCCGCTAATTTTATGTTTTGGCTGTTAATTGTTCTAATAGGCATAAGTACGAATAGTAATGCAGCAGAGTTTAAAAATCATATTAATGGTATGTATGATGCTGGTGGCATAAAACTTCACATTGAATGTTATGGGGATAAATCACCTAGCATTATTGTTCAATCCGGTTTTAATGGTTATGGCTCTGAAGATGAGTGGGGGGCTGTAATAGAAAAAATGAGTCAAAAAAACAGGATTTGTATTTATGATCGTGCACATATGGGAAAAAGCGATAAATTATCAAAAGCATACAATATCAATGATATTAGCGAGCAGCTTCATACGTTATTAAAAAACGTGGATGTAAAGCCGCCTTATATAATGGTTGGTCATTCGTACGGTTCGTACCCTGTGAAAGCATATAATCACCTTTACTCTAGTGATGTTGTAGGTATTTTACTTATTGATCCTAGCCAATATGGGCAGTGGTCTAATCGAATAGCTAAATGGAAACCTGAATCAGAGCAATATAGCAAAGATCAAGAAGCTGATCGCTTAGAGGAATTATCATATTGGAATGAACCAATGAAAAACATAGGCTTTCATGACCTTAAAGCTAATGAAAAAATAATCAAAGAAGCTGATGATTTTGGAGACACGCCTTTTGTTCTTTTATGGGCAAAGAACGGTATTTGGACCCCTGGAAAAGATCTTGGGAAAAATAAGGTGTGGACTAGGATGAAAAACATGTATTTAAAAGCGATTGAAGACATGAATAAACTTTCAACTAATATGAGAGTAGAGTTCTCTAGAACCACAGAGCATAATATCCATTTTTATGAACCTGAAACTGTCATCGAGCAACTGAATTATTTAATAGCGCAACAATAA